A single Acidaminococcus sp. DNA region contains:
- a CDS encoding DUF805 domain-containing protein, translated as MKICPQCHASCADTDTFCPKCGAPLAEEKNSAQQASQEQENPAMKDAAKENAGQTTEKRAEVISVTTQEQERQEYAEQERQEQGRQEWERQERTDSKGFFQMVKENLPNSKNWQQMYLSFEGRISRSQFFIRWLLVNIVAAVFVPLLAGVLPVYVVFFAISLFMQVSLCMRRFHDAGHGGIWVSVMLIPFVNIMAVIYLLFAKSEPRENEYGPQPQ; from the coding sequence ATGAAGATTTGCCCTCAGTGTCATGCTTCCTGTGCGGATACGGATACTTTCTGTCCTAAATGTGGAGCGCCCCTGGCAGAAGAAAAAAATTCAGCGCAGCAGGCGTCTCAGGAACAAGAGAATCCGGCGATGAAGGATGCCGCAAAAGAAAATGCAGGCCAAACTACTGAAAAAAGAGCCGAGGTCATTTCAGTGACTACCCAGGAACAAGAAAGGCAAGAATACGCAGAACAGGAAAGACAGGAACAAGGAAGACAAGAATGGGAAAGACAGGAGAGAACCGATTCTAAGGGATTTTTCCAGATGGTTAAGGAAAATCTTCCCAATTCCAAAAATTGGCAGCAGATGTATCTGTCCTTTGAAGGAAGAATTTCCCGCAGCCAGTTCTTTATCCGGTGGCTGCTTGTCAACATTGTGGCTGCCGTGTTTGTTCCGCTGCTTGCCGGCGTTCTGCCTGTTTATGTGGTCTTTTTTGCAATCAGTCTGTTTATGCAGGTGTCTCTTTGCATGCGTCGTTTTCACGATGCAGGACACGGCGGTATCTGGGTTTCGGTGATGCTGATTCCTTTTGTTAACATTATGGCGGTGATCTATCTGCTCTTTGCCAAGAGTGAACCCAGGGAGAACGAATACGGTCCGCAGCCGCAGTGA
- a CDS encoding acyl-CoA thioesterase translates to MEQKTTLKTYHMVMGADLNPRDNLYAGSCARYMVETGFLTVQAFLDSPHIVCFGLTGMKFLKPVKKGTSVCFTGYIVYTGKTSVGVYMELTEMLGGSKAAEAYLTFVHIEEATQRPTGHGKTLENIDPELLPYQKRYAALKSVRG, encoded by the coding sequence ATGGAACAGAAAACGACACTGAAAACCTATCACATGGTAATGGGAGCCGATCTCAATCCCAGAGATAATTTGTATGCCGGAAGTTGCGCAAGGTATATGGTTGAAACAGGATTTCTGACCGTTCAGGCCTTTCTCGATTCACCACATATCGTTTGTTTCGGGCTGACGGGAATGAAATTTTTGAAACCTGTAAAAAAAGGAACTTCCGTCTGTTTCACGGGCTATATCGTATATACAGGAAAAACCAGCGTCGGGGTCTATATGGAACTTACCGAAATGCTGGGCGGCAGCAAAGCTGCGGAAGCGTATCTGACGTTTGTCCATATAGAAGAAGCTACACAGCGGCCAACGGGCCATGGCAAGACTTTGGAGAATATAGATCCGGAGCTCCTGCCGTATCAAAAAAGATACGCGGCGCTGAAGAGTGTACGGGGTTGA